Proteins encoded together in one Alteribacter keqinensis window:
- the dnaK gene encoding molecular chaperone DnaK: MSKVIGIDLGTTNSCVAVMEGGEATVIPNAEGSRTTPSVVSFKDGERQVGEVAKRQMITNPNTIVSIKRHMGTDYKVEAEGKEYSPQEISAIILQKLKEDAEAYLGEKVTKAVITVPAYFNDSQRQATKDAGKIAGLEVERIVNEPTAAALAYGFEKEEDQTILVYDLGGGTFDVSILELGDGFFEVRATSGDNKLGGDDFDQVIIDYLVAEFKKDNGIDLAQDKMALQRLKDAAEKAKKDLSGVSQTQISLPFITADASGPKHLELTLSRAKFEDMSSDLVERTMGPTRQAMNDAGLSPNEIDKIVLVGGSTRIPAVQEAIKKVTGKDSHKGVNPDEVVALGAAVQAGVLTGDVKDVVLLDVTPLSLGIETMGGVFTKLIDRNTTIPTSKSQTFSTAADNQPSVDIHVLQGEREMAADNKTLGRFQLNDIPPAPRGVPQIEVSFDIDANGIVNVRAKDLGTNKEQSITITSSSGLDENEIERMVKEAEENAEADKKRREEVDLRNEADQLVFTTDKTIKELGESVEQEDKDKAEAAKEKVQEALKGDDIEAIRTAKDELQEVVQQLSTKMYEQAAQQAQAQQEAEGQGGAEGSKQDDDNVVDAEYEEVNNEDKKQ; the protein is encoded by the coding sequence ATGAGTAAAGTAATTGGTATTGACTTAGGTACAACAAACTCTTGTGTTGCTGTAATGGAAGGTGGAGAAGCAACGGTCATCCCGAACGCAGAAGGAAGCCGTACAACACCCTCTGTTGTTTCTTTTAAAGACGGCGAGCGTCAAGTTGGTGAAGTAGCAAAGCGCCAGATGATTACGAACCCGAACACTATCGTTTCCATCAAGCGTCACATGGGAACGGACTATAAAGTAGAAGCAGAAGGAAAAGAGTATTCTCCACAGGAAATTTCTGCGATCATTCTACAAAAGCTTAAAGAAGATGCAGAAGCTTACCTGGGTGAAAAAGTAACAAAAGCGGTTATCACAGTACCTGCTTACTTTAACGATTCCCAGCGTCAGGCTACAAAGGATGCAGGTAAAATTGCAGGTCTTGAAGTTGAGCGTATCGTAAACGAGCCAACAGCAGCTGCACTTGCCTACGGTTTTGAAAAAGAAGAAGACCAGACGATTCTTGTATATGACCTTGGTGGCGGAACGTTTGACGTTTCCATCCTTGAGCTTGGTGACGGATTTTTTGAAGTGCGTGCAACATCCGGTGACAACAAACTTGGCGGGGACGACTTTGACCAGGTTATCATCGACTACCTTGTAGCTGAATTCAAAAAAGACAATGGTATCGATCTTGCTCAGGACAAAATGGCTCTTCAGCGCTTGAAAGATGCAGCTGAAAAAGCGAAGAAAGATCTTTCCGGTGTATCCCAGACCCAGATCTCACTTCCATTTATCACAGCTGATGCATCAGGTCCTAAGCACTTGGAGCTTACTCTTTCCCGTGCGAAGTTTGAAGACATGAGTTCCGACCTTGTGGAAAGAACAATGGGACCTACCCGCCAGGCGATGAACGATGCTGGTCTTTCTCCAAATGAAATCGACAAGATTGTTCTTGTAGGTGGATCTACTCGTATTCCGGCTGTTCAGGAAGCAATCAAAAAAGTAACAGGGAAAGATTCACACAAAGGTGTAAACCCTGATGAAGTAGTAGCTCTTGGTGCTGCAGTTCAGGCAGGAGTTCTGACTGGTGACGTAAAGGACGTTGTTCTTCTTGACGTAACACCACTTTCTCTTGGAATTGAAACAATGGGCGGTGTGTTTACGAAGCTGATCGACCGTAACACGACGATTCCAACAAGCAAATCGCAGACATTCTCAACAGCTGCTGACAACCAGCCATCTGTTGATATCCATGTCCTTCAGGGTGAGCGTGAGATGGCAGCTGACAACAAAACACTCGGACGTTTCCAGCTTAACGATATCCCCCCGGCACCTCGTGGTGTACCTCAAATCGAAGTATCCTTCGATATTGATGCGAACGGTATCGTAAACGTACGTGCGAAAGACCTTGGAACAAATAAAGAGCAGTCGATCACAATCACGTCTTCTTCAGGCCTTGATGAGAATGAAATCGAGCGTATGGTCAAAGAAGCCGAAGAAAATGCTGAAGCGGACAAGAAGCGCCGTGAAGAAGTAGATCTACGCAACGAAGCGGATCAGCTTGTCTTTACTACAGACAAAACGATCAAAGAGCTTGGTGAGAGCGTAGAGCAAGAAGATAAGGACAAAGCGGAAGCTGCAAAAGAAAAAGTACAAGAAGCTCTTAAAGGCGACGACATCGAAGCAATCCGAACTGCAAAAGACGAGTTGCAGGAAGTTGTTCAACAACTTTCCACAAAGATGTATGAGCAAGCAGCACAGCAAGCTCAGGCTCAGCAAGAAGCTGAAGGCCAAGGCGGTGCTGAAGGTTCAAAGCAAGACGACGACAACGTTGTTGATGCTGAATACGAAGAAGTGAACAACGAAGATAAAAAGCAGTAA
- the dnaJ gene encoding molecular chaperone DnaJ translates to MSKKDFYDVLGVSQDASDADIKKAYRKLARQYHPDVNKEANAEDKFKEVKEAYDTLSDSQKRAHYDRFGHTDPNQFGGGGAGAGDFGGFGDIFDMFFGGGGRRDPNAPRQGSDLQYTMTLEFKEAVFGKEMDIEIPREETCDTCHGSGAKPGTKPETCKHCGGAGQLNVEQNTPFGRVVNRRVCNHCSGTGQMIKDKCRTCGGQGKVKKRKKIHIKIPAGVDTGQQIRVAGQGEPGVNGGPAGDLFVVFNVRPHEFFKRDGDDLYCEMPLTFVQAALGDEIEVPTLKGKVKLKIPAGTQTGTDFRLKGKGVANVRGAGQGDQHIRVRVITPKNLNDSQKDILRQFAEESGTEVPDEQNDNFFAKAKRAFKNFGE, encoded by the coding sequence ATGAGCAAAAAAGACTTTTATGATGTACTCGGTGTATCTCAGGATGCATCTGATGCAGATATAAAAAAGGCGTACCGGAAACTTGCACGTCAATATCATCCGGACGTAAACAAAGAAGCAAACGCAGAAGATAAATTCAAGGAAGTCAAAGAAGCGTATGACACATTAAGCGACTCACAAAAGCGTGCACATTACGATCGATTTGGTCATACGGATCCGAATCAGTTCGGAGGCGGAGGAGCCGGTGCAGGAGACTTTGGTGGCTTTGGTGACATCTTTGACATGTTCTTTGGTGGCGGTGGCAGACGTGATCCGAATGCTCCACGTCAAGGATCTGACCTTCAGTATACGATGACTCTTGAGTTTAAAGAAGCCGTTTTCGGAAAAGAAATGGACATTGAGATCCCGCGTGAAGAAACGTGTGATACGTGTCATGGTTCAGGAGCGAAACCGGGAACAAAACCGGAAACGTGTAAGCACTGTGGTGGAGCAGGGCAACTTAACGTGGAGCAAAACACGCCATTCGGTCGTGTCGTTAACCGGCGAGTATGTAACCACTGTAGCGGTACCGGACAGATGATCAAAGACAAGTGCCGTACGTGCGGTGGTCAAGGAAAAGTGAAGAAACGCAAAAAGATTCACATTAAAATTCCTGCAGGTGTTGATACAGGACAGCAGATCCGTGTAGCCGGTCAAGGAGAGCCCGGTGTGAATGGCGGACCTGCCGGTGACTTGTTCGTGGTGTTCAACGTAAGACCTCATGAGTTCTTCAAGCGCGATGGCGATGATCTTTATTGCGAAATGCCATTAACCTTTGTTCAAGCAGCTTTAGGAGACGAGATTGAAGTACCAACGCTAAAAGGGAAAGTGAAGCTTAAAATCCCTGCAGGTACACAAACCGGTACGGATTTCCGTCTAAAAGGAAAAGGTGTAGCGAACGTACGAGGAGCCGGTCAAGGCGACCAGCATATTCGCGTTCGTGTTATTACTCCGAAAAACTTGAATGACAGTCAAAAAGACATTTTGCGACAGTTTGCGGAAGAAAGCGGAACGGAAGTACCTGATGAACAAAACGACAACTTCTTTGCAAAAGCGAAGCGTGCTTTTAAAAACTTTGGCGAGTAA
- the prmA gene encoding 50S ribosomal protein L11 methyltransferase — MKWSEISIHTTQEAVEPVSNIMHEAGASGVVLEDPGDLTREWDTTYGEVYQLSPDDYPTEGVILKAYLPVNSFLGETVEEIKEAINNLIVHDIDLGQNTVTVSEVNEEEWATAWKKYYKPVKVSGRITITPTWEEYERVSDEELIIELDPGMAFGTGTHPTTVLCIQALEKYMNEGDRVLDVGTGSGVLSIACAKLGAKEVLALDLDEVAVNSARINTKLNKVQDVVTVNKGNLLEGVDEKPDLIVANILAEVIVRMTDDAFEQLQPGGTLITSGIIKGKKELVKDSLINSGFTITETIEMEDWLSIVAKK; from the coding sequence ATGAAATGGTCAGAAATTAGCATTCATACAACACAAGAAGCGGTAGAACCTGTGAGTAACATTATGCACGAAGCAGGGGCCAGCGGCGTTGTCTTGGAAGACCCGGGTGACCTTACCCGTGAATGGGACACAACGTACGGTGAAGTCTACCAGCTTTCCCCTGATGATTACCCGACTGAAGGCGTCATTTTAAAAGCTTATTTACCCGTAAACAGCTTTCTTGGTGAAACGGTCGAAGAAATTAAAGAAGCGATCAATAACCTTATCGTTCATGATATTGACTTGGGTCAAAACACCGTAACGGTGAGTGAAGTAAACGAAGAAGAGTGGGCGACCGCGTGGAAAAAGTATTATAAGCCCGTGAAAGTGTCCGGCAGGATCACCATCACACCTACATGGGAAGAGTACGAAAGAGTGTCTGATGAAGAACTCATTATCGAACTTGACCCGGGTATGGCATTTGGAACAGGGACTCACCCGACAACGGTTCTATGTATTCAAGCTTTGGAAAAGTATATGAACGAAGGGGACCGTGTGTTGGATGTTGGAACAGGTTCTGGCGTACTCAGTATTGCTTGTGCCAAATTGGGAGCCAAAGAGGTTTTAGCTTTGGACTTGGATGAAGTAGCGGTCAACTCGGCCCGCATTAACACGAAGCTAAACAAAGTCCAGGACGTTGTAACCGTCAATAAGGGCAATTTGCTCGAAGGTGTTGACGAAAAGCCGGATTTAATTGTAGCTAACATTCTGGCAGAAGTGATTGTCCGTATGACCGATGACGCTTTTGAACAGCTGCAGCCCGGGGGTACTTTAATTACCTCCGGAATCATTAAAGGAAAAAAAGAGTTGGTTAAAGACAGCCTGATCAACAGCGGTTTTACCATCACAGAAACAATCGAAATGGAAGACTGGCTGTCGATCGTGGCTAAAAAGTAA
- a CDS encoding 16S rRNA (uracil(1498)-N(3))-methyltransferase, whose amino-acid sequence MQRYFLDDTQFEDKYVIIAGDDSKHIQKVMRMNEGDQIICCNKAGDCYLSRIEEIEPEKVRASLQKEEERMCEIPVHVTIACGLTKSDKLEWVIQKGTEMGAYACIPFEAERSVVKLNGKKAAKKHERWNKIAKEAAEQSHRKRVPEVHELAAFKRLLSEIDKYDHVLVAYEEEARNDEKSRLVNTLSKADEGDTILLIFGPEGGFSDREIDELVRAGAGTCALGPRILRAETAPLYALSAISYHIEFLR is encoded by the coding sequence GTGCAGCGGTATTTTCTGGATGATACGCAATTTGAGGACAAATATGTTATTATAGCGGGTGATGACTCAAAGCATATCCAAAAAGTCATGAGGATGAATGAGGGAGACCAGATCATCTGCTGCAACAAGGCAGGTGACTGTTATTTGTCGAGGATTGAAGAGATTGAACCCGAAAAGGTAAGAGCATCTCTTCAGAAAGAAGAAGAGCGTATGTGCGAAATACCGGTGCACGTTACAATTGCCTGTGGTCTGACAAAATCAGACAAGCTCGAATGGGTTATTCAGAAAGGTACCGAGATGGGGGCATATGCCTGCATACCATTTGAGGCTGAACGTTCTGTTGTAAAGCTCAATGGAAAGAAAGCAGCGAAGAAACATGAGCGCTGGAACAAAATTGCCAAAGAAGCTGCAGAACAGTCACATCGGAAGCGGGTCCCGGAAGTTCATGAACTCGCTGCTTTTAAGCGGTTGTTATCCGAGATTGATAAGTACGACCACGTTTTGGTTGCTTATGAAGAAGAAGCCAGAAACGATGAGAAAAGCCGCTTGGTTAATACGCTTTCCAAGGCTGATGAAGGAGATACGATCCTTCTGATCTTTGGCCCGGAAGGCGGTTTTTCTGATCGGGAAATTGATGAGTTAGTCAGAGCAGGAGCAGGTACTTGTGCCCTCGGCCCGCGTATTTTACGAGCTGAAACAGCGCCATTATATGCCCTCTCAGCGATTTCTTACCATATTGAATTTTTGAGGTGA
- the mtaB gene encoding tRNA (N(6)-L-threonylcarbamoyladenosine(37)-C(2))-methylthiotransferase MtaB has translation MPAVAFHTLGCKVNHYETEAIWQLFKSEGYEKTDFDQTADVYVINTCTVTNTGDKKSRQVIRRAIRKNPEAVICVTGCYAQTSPAEIMAIPGVDIVVGTQDRHKMIPYIEQFRKEREPINGVGNIMKTRVYEELDVPAFTDRTRASLKIQEGCNNFCTFCIIPWARGLLRSRKPEDVLTQARQLVDAGYKEIVLTGIHTGGYGEDFKDYSLADLLLELEKVEGLKRIRISSIEASQITDRVIDVIDQSEKIVRHLHVPLQSGSDTVLKRMRRKYTNEFFAERVGRLHKALPGLAVTTDVIVGFPGETDKEYQETYDFIRDLKFSELHVFPYSKRTGTPAARMEDQVDDNVKNDRVHRLIELSNQLAKEYATAFEDDVLEMIPEEKASEGDLLVGYTDNYMKVKVQGDENLIGEIVKVKITKAGYPYNEGQFVRVVDETKKAAVAGD, from the coding sequence ATGCCTGCAGTAGCTTTTCATACATTAGGCTGTAAAGTAAATCATTATGAAACGGAAGCCATCTGGCAGTTATTTAAGTCCGAAGGCTATGAGAAAACGGATTTTGATCAAACCGCAGATGTCTATGTAATCAATACATGTACGGTAACCAATACTGGTGATAAAAAAAGCCGTCAGGTTATCCGCAGAGCAATTCGTAAAAACCCGGAGGCGGTTATTTGTGTTACTGGCTGTTACGCTCAAACATCCCCTGCGGAAATTATGGCAATCCCGGGTGTTGATATTGTTGTCGGAACACAGGACCGTCACAAAATGATTCCATACATTGAGCAGTTCCGTAAAGAGCGGGAACCGATTAACGGTGTAGGAAACATTATGAAAACCCGTGTTTATGAAGAACTCGATGTGCCTGCATTTACTGACCGCACCCGTGCATCTCTGAAGATTCAAGAGGGTTGCAATAATTTCTGCACATTCTGCATCATACCATGGGCTCGTGGTCTGCTTCGTTCCAGAAAGCCTGAGGATGTCCTCACACAGGCGCGTCAGCTTGTAGATGCAGGCTATAAAGAGATTGTCCTTACAGGCATTCATACAGGAGGATATGGCGAAGATTTTAAAGATTACAGTTTAGCAGACTTGCTGCTTGAACTGGAAAAAGTTGAAGGTCTCAAGCGAATCCGTATTTCATCAATTGAAGCCAGCCAGATTACAGATCGGGTGATTGACGTTATTGACCAGTCCGAAAAAATTGTCCGTCATCTTCACGTACCTCTTCAGTCCGGCTCTGACACTGTGCTTAAACGTATGCGCCGGAAGTATACGAATGAGTTTTTTGCTGAGAGGGTCGGCCGTCTTCATAAGGCACTGCCAGGTCTTGCAGTTACAACCGATGTCATTGTAGGGTTTCCTGGTGAAACAGACAAAGAATACCAGGAAACCTATGACTTTATCCGCGACCTGAAGTTTTCCGAGCTTCATGTATTCCCATATTCGAAGCGTACAGGCACACCTGCTGCCCGCATGGAAGACCAAGTCGATGATAATGTGAAAAATGACAGGGTTCACCGGTTAATCGAACTTTCCAATCAACTTGCTAAAGAATATGCGACTGCATTTGAAGACGACGTTCTAGAGATGATTCCAGAAGAAAAAGCAAGTGAAGGAGACCTTCTTGTAGGGTACACTGATAACTACATGAAAGTGAAAGTTCAGGGTGATGAAAACCTGATCGGTGAGATTGTGAAAGTGAAAATTACGAAAGCGGGTTACCCTTATAACGAAGGGCAATTTGTCCGTGTTGTAGATGAGACGAAAAAGGCTGCTGTTGCAGGTGACTGA